Part of the Actinomycetota bacterium genome is shown below.
CTCCTGGTGGACCCCGCGGCTACTCGTGGCAGATGGGGCAGAACTTTTCCCGTTCGTGACAGCCGCATGCACCAGGTACCTTAGAGGCGGGACCGTGGGTTTTCGGAAAGTCTTCTGCATGTGGCCAGGGCATTCTCTTATGGCAGTGCTGGCAGAAGGGCATATTGTGGCACTTCCAGCAGAGCTTCTTATTCACGAAACCCTCGCGAGGATGTTTCTTTTCCCAGTTGGGAGGGTGGGGCATCTCTAAACCGTGACATTGATTACATGTCTCAATGGGATGACATCCCCTACAGCTAGTCGGTTCCTCCAAATGAACCTTCGGGAAGTCGACCTCTTCCCGAGGATTTTTGCCAATATCCTCAATATGGCATAAACGACAGTTACTGGAAGCTCGCTTATCGTTGTGACAAAGGACACATCTTTCCATGGCGGGGAACTTTCCATTGGGAACCATCTTGCCATGAGCTATTGTATTGTGGCAGTTAGTGCATTTGTATCCACTGTCGAGGATTTCTTTGTGGCTCACCCTTATGGTATATCTGATTTTCTTTTCTTGGGTGATATCAGAGTGGCAAGAGAGGCAGGACTCGTCTCTTACCATGGCGGTTATGGGTTCTTTGTAACTCCGCCTTAATTGGGAGATGATCATTGAGGTCATTCTCGTTTTTTCCATGCACAGCCCAAGCACACCGGGCTGCTGGTGACAAGAAAGGCAATTTACCTTCTTGTGGGGAGATTCTTTCCATGCATAGTATTCTCCCTTCATGGTGTGGCAAGAGCGGCAGAAATTCGGTAGAGAGGAATAGTACATTGCAGAGGCAAGGAGGACCAAGATGATAACCAAAGTTATTCCTATGCGAATGGTTATCTGCCTTTTAGTGAGCTTTTCGCGAGGCTTTCTTTTCTCTTTGGATGGTCTAAAGACTATTAAAGCTGCAATGGTTAGGATCATTAATACCACGACGATGAACATACCCATGAGTAATACGGCTTCCTGTGGATGGGCTTCCGGATTCTTAAGGATCGATATTATTCTTTCCCTGCTCAATAGATAAAGCCAATTCTTCGGCATCATTATCCTTAACCTTATGGAGCTGTGACCTTGGGCATTACCACTCCCGGGTGGATGTGCTTGATATGACAGTAATTACATGTCTTTTTGAC
Proteins encoded:
- a CDS encoding NapC/NirT family cytochrome c, whose product is MMPKNWLYLLSRERIISILKNPEAHPQEAVLLMGMFIVVVLMILTIAALIVFRPSKEKRKPREKLTKRQITIRIGITLVIILVLLASAMYYSSLPNFCRSCHTMKGEYYAWKESPHKKVNCLSCHQQPGVLGLCMEKTRMTSMIISQLRRSYKEPITAMVRDESCLSCHSDITQEKKIRYTIRVSHKEILDSGYKCTNCHNTIAHGKMVPNGKFPAMERCVLCHNDKRASSNCRLCHIEDIGKNPREEVDFPKVHLEEPTSCRGCHPIETCNQCHGLEMPHPPNWEKKHPREGFVNKKLCWKCHNMPFCQHCHKRMPWPHAEDFPKTHGPASKVPGACGCHEREKFCPICHE